Proteins encoded by one window of Brienomyrus brachyistius isolate T26 chromosome 1, BBRACH_0.4, whole genome shotgun sequence:
- the LOC125737424 gene encoding protein-lysine methyltransferase METTL21C isoform X2 — MSGQEQADSWIKQEVPEEEDTDTSEKEQKNEDEKYEAGSEVEEDPAPKEKSVWVPSVLCTTSKERYCFVGHTIDIYESLDSFGAVIWPAALALCQFLDNNRKQIDLLDKTVLEIGAGTGLVSIVACLLGASVTATDLPDILGNLCCNLNRNTRGHCKHAPQVAALCWEQDLEQSYPRSIYRYDYVLAADVVYHHDFLDELLVTMKHFCLPGTTLIWANKVRFQTDLRFTDNFKQAFHTTLLADLPEQEVKIFMARSREE, encoded by the exons ATGAGTGGTCAAGAACAGGCAGACAGCTGGATAAAGCAGGAGGTGCCTGAGGAAGAAGATACAGATACAAGTGAAAAGGAGCAAAAGAATGAAGACGAGAAATATGAAG CTGGGTCAGAAGTGGAAGAGGATCCAGCTCCCAAGGAAAAGAGTGTGTGGGTTCCAAGCGTGCTTTGCACCACCAGCAAAGAGCGTTACTGTTTCGTGGGACACACCATTGACATCTATGAGTCTCTGGATTCCTTTGGTGCCGTTATTTGGCCAGCG GCTTTGGCTTTGTGCCAGTTCCTCGATAACAATCGCAAGCAGATTGACCTGCTGGACAAGACAGTACTGGAGATTGGTGCTGGGACCGGCCTGGTGTCCATCGTGGCCTGCCTGCTCG GGGCTTCGGTGACAGCCACGGACCTGCCGGACATCCTTGGTAACTTGTGCTGCAACCTGAATCGAAACACCAGGGGGCACTGCAAGCACGCCCCTCAGGTGGCTGCACTCTGCTGGGAGCAGGACCTAGAGCAGTCATATCCGCGCTCTATCTACCGGTACGACTACGTGCTGGCAGCTGATGTGGTGTACCACCACGACTTCCTGGATGAGCTGCTGGTGACCATGAAGCACTTCTGTCTGCCCGGCACGACTCTGATCTGGGCCAATAAGGTCCGCTTCCAGACTGACCTGCGGTTCACTGACAACTTCAAGCAGGCTTTCCACACTACCCTGCTGGCCGACCTCCCGGAGCAGGAGGTGAAGATCTTCATGGCCAGGAGCCGGGAGGAGTGA
- the LOC125737424 gene encoding protein-lysine methyltransferase METTL21C isoform X1, with the protein MSTASLTCQEAGFPQGVLVLSETLHTMSGQEQADSWIKQEVPEEEDTDTSEKEQKNEDEKYEAGSEVEEDPAPKEKSVWVPSVLCTTSKERYCFVGHTIDIYESLDSFGAVIWPAALALCQFLDNNRKQIDLLDKTVLEIGAGTGLVSIVACLLGASVTATDLPDILGNLCCNLNRNTRGHCKHAPQVAALCWEQDLEQSYPRSIYRYDYVLAADVVYHHDFLDELLVTMKHFCLPGTTLIWANKVRFQTDLRFTDNFKQAFHTTLLADLPEQEVKIFMARSREE; encoded by the exons ATGAGTACTGCATCACTGACGTGCCAAGAGGCTGGGTTTCCACAG GGTGTGCTGGTCctttcggaaaccttgcataCAATGAGTGGTCAAGAACAGGCAGACAGCTGGATAAAGCAGGAGGTGCCTGAGGAAGAAGATACAGATACAAGTGAAAAGGAGCAAAAGAATGAAGACGAGAAATATGAAG CTGGGTCAGAAGTGGAAGAGGATCCAGCTCCCAAGGAAAAGAGTGTGTGGGTTCCAAGCGTGCTTTGCACCACCAGCAAAGAGCGTTACTGTTTCGTGGGACACACCATTGACATCTATGAGTCTCTGGATTCCTTTGGTGCCGTTATTTGGCCAGCG GCTTTGGCTTTGTGCCAGTTCCTCGATAACAATCGCAAGCAGATTGACCTGCTGGACAAGACAGTACTGGAGATTGGTGCTGGGACCGGCCTGGTGTCCATCGTGGCCTGCCTGCTCG GGGCTTCGGTGACAGCCACGGACCTGCCGGACATCCTTGGTAACTTGTGCTGCAACCTGAATCGAAACACCAGGGGGCACTGCAAGCACGCCCCTCAGGTGGCTGCACTCTGCTGGGAGCAGGACCTAGAGCAGTCATATCCGCGCTCTATCTACCGGTACGACTACGTGCTGGCAGCTGATGTGGTGTACCACCACGACTTCCTGGATGAGCTGCTGGTGACCATGAAGCACTTCTGTCTGCCCGGCACGACTCTGATCTGGGCCAATAAGGTCCGCTTCCAGACTGACCTGCGGTTCACTGACAACTTCAAGCAGGCTTTCCACACTACCCTGCTGGCCGACCTCCCGGAGCAGGAGGTGAAGATCTTCATGGCCAGGAGCCGGGAGGAGTGA